The sequence CGGTGAGCGGGGCTCGACGGACTTCGTGTCGGTCCGCATCCCCGGCTCGCGGGGCCGCGCGGCCGGGGGCGAGGCCCGTACCCTGGGCATTGTCGGCCGGCTCGGCGGCATCGGCGCCCGCCCCGAGGTGACCGGGCTGGTCTCGGACGCGGACGGGGCCGTCTCGGCGCTCGCCGCAGCGGCCAAGCTGCTCGACATGCGCCGCCGGGGCGACGTACTGCCCGGTGACGTGATCATCGCCACCCACATCTGCCCGGACGCCCCGACCGAGCCGCACGACCCGGTGCCGTTCATGGGCTCGCCGGTGGACATCGCCACGATGAACCGGCACGAGGTGAGCGACGAGATGGAGGCTGTGCTCTCCATCGACACCACCAAGGGCAACCGCATCATCAACCACAAGGGCCTCGCCCTGTCGCCCACCGTCAAGCAGGGCTGGGTGCTCCGCGTGAGCGAGCAGCTGGGGGAGCTGCTGGCCGTGGTGACCGGTGAGCCGTTGGTCACGTACCCGGTGACCACCCAGGACATCACCCCCTACGGTAATGGTGCACACCACATCAATTCGATCCTCCAGCCCTCCACCGCGACGGCAGCTCCCGTGATCGGCCTGGCCATCACCTCGGCCGCGGTGGTGCCCGGCTGCGGAACCGGGGCGAGTCACGAGAGCGACATCGCGTCCGCCGCCCGCTACGCCGTCGAGGTCGCCAAGGCGTACGGCGACGGCCGGCTGGACTTCCACGACGCGATGGAGTTCGACAACCTCGTCAGCCGCTACGGCTCGCTGGCCCACCTGCAGACCTTCGGCCGTACACCCCAGGAGTCCTGATGGCAGCCGCCCCGCAGTCCGGTGCCGTGGCGCCCGCGCCCAAGAGCATCGGCAGCGACGACTACTCGCTCTCGCGCGTCCCGCGCGACAAGCGGTTCGGTTTCTGGTCGATGCTCCTGCAGTGGCTGGCCCAGTCCGGTTCGATCTCGCAGTTCACGCTCGGCGCCACCATCGGCGTCGGGATGACCTTCGGTGACGCGTTCCTGGCGTTCACGCTGGGCGCGGTGATCCTGGAGGTGGTGATCTTCGCGATCGGCCTGGCCGGGATGCGCGAGGGTCTGGCCACCCCGATGCTCACCCGCTGGGTGGGCTTCGGCCGCAACGGCTCGGCGCTGGTCAGTTTCGTGATCGCGGTCAGTCTGGTCGGCTGGTTCGGCGTCCAGAACAAGATCTTCGGTGACAGCGTCTCGGCGCTGGTCGGCGGCCCGTCCTGGATGTGGTGCGTGCTCGCGGGCATCGCCATCACGGCCCTGGTGATCTTCGGGTTCAAGTACATGGCGAACTTCGCGAAGGTCGTCACCCCGCTGTTCTTCGCCATGGTCGCCTTCTCCGTGATCCGGACCCTGAACGACCACTCGCTGAGCGACCTGGTCCACTCGCCGCCGCCGAGCGACACCATCCCGCTGGCCGTCGCCGCCACCGCCATCGCGGGCGGCTACATGACGGGCGCGATCGTCTCCCCGGAGATGACCCGGTACAACCGCAGGGGCTCGCACGTCTTCCTGCAGAGCGCCTCGTCGATGATCCTCTCCGAGTACATCGTCGGCCTGACCGGTGTGCTCCTGGGCCACCTGGTCAAGAGCAACGAGGTCTCGCACATCGTGCTCTCCACCTCCGGGGCCTTCGGGGTGCTCGTCGTCCTGATGTCCACGGCGAAGATCAACGACTGGAACCTGTACGGCTCCTCGCTCGGCGTCGTCAACTTCTTCCAGGTCGTCTTCAACAAGCGGGTGCACCGGGGCGCGGTCACCATCGTCCTCGGCATCGCGGGCACCGTTCTGTCGGCCGTCGGGATCATGGGCCACTTCACCGAGTTCCTCACGATCCTCGGCGTCGCCATCCCGCCGATCGGCGGGATCATCGTTGCCGAGTACTGGGTCGTCAAGCGGATGCGCAAGCCGCTGGACGAGACCCGGAAGTCCGAGACCCTGCCGGCGCACTCCCCGACCTGGGTGCCGATGTCGATCGCCATCTGGATCGCCGCGTTCTGCGTCGGCAAGTTCTACGACGGCGGCATACCGGCCCTGA comes from Streptomyces sp. Tu6071 and encodes:
- a CDS encoding DUF1177 domain-containing protein yields the protein MLKYVLDLVELLDDPQANGKTVAEYLDAAAGAEGPSAQVTTVAGERGSTDFVSVRIPGSRGRAAGGEARTLGIVGRLGGIGARPEVTGLVSDADGAVSALAAAAKLLDMRRRGDVLPGDVIIATHICPDAPTEPHDPVPFMGSPVDIATMNRHEVSDEMEAVLSIDTTKGNRIINHKGLALSPTVKQGWVLRVSEQLGELLAVVTGEPLVTYPVTTQDITPYGNGAHHINSILQPSTATAAPVIGLAITSAAVVPGCGTGASHESDIASAARYAVEVAKAYGDGRLDFHDAMEFDNLVSRYGSLAHLQTFGRTPQES
- a CDS encoding cytosine permease; this translates as MAAAPQSGAVAPAPKSIGSDDYSLSRVPRDKRFGFWSMLLQWLAQSGSISQFTLGATIGVGMTFGDAFLAFTLGAVILEVVIFAIGLAGMREGLATPMLTRWVGFGRNGSALVSFVIAVSLVGWFGVQNKIFGDSVSALVGGPSWMWCVLAGIAITALVIFGFKYMANFAKVVTPLFFAMVAFSVIRTLNDHSLSDLVHSPPPSDTIPLAVAATAIAGGYMTGAIVSPEMTRYNRRGSHVFLQSASSMILSEYIVGLTGVLLGHLVKSNEVSHIVLSTSGAFGVLVVLMSTAKINDWNLYGSSLGVVNFFQVVFNKRVHRGAVTIVLGIAGTVLSAVGIMGHFTEFLTILGVAIPPIGGIIVAEYWVVKRMRKPLDETRKSETLPAHSPTWVPMSIAIWIAAFCVGKFYDGGIPALNSLGTAFVLYSALGLLGWIKPYGTSVLADEQDSAAPAARTTTPVGAA